A genomic region of Microlunatus sagamiharensis contains the following coding sequences:
- a CDS encoding DEAD/DEAH box helicase produces MTSDPQPSQRPRPRFRTRQEPVVTAADPESLFGELPRTPQGVGALWSHQADQLRTYSEKHRDDLDVALELPTGSGKTLVGLLLAEWRRRALSHRVVYACPTKQLARQVLNKAHQQGISVVLLVGSHHEWDRADLARYTRGEAVAVTTYSSIFNFNSHLGDAQTLLFDDAHAAEGYVAEAWALSVERGRDVYTQLFDALGDDVDPQFITRMVAPDNVAADSSEVRLLPVAAVARRVGEVDAVLATLQGNEAWRFRVLRANLASCLFYVARSGFYIRPMIPPTFQHEPYTNPEQRIYLSATLGEAGELERSFGRSPISRVPVPPAWDRTGSGRRFFAFPELATPAVIPVGAGGGETDDVTVHQTTLRQLLDLAQRRLILTPDDRSASAFADDLDVPAEQRYTAKDERGLQPFLTAPTGTLLAANRYDGMDLADESCRMMLMAGLPTASHLQDRFLETKLRAGEVLHERIRTRVIQGAGRCTRGPKDWAVVVVVGEDLLRFLSRGEVRSALPVELQAEVSFGLEVSQTAGENLVLLGESALTQDNVWQEDAEPELAARRRDAVRSPSAHVGELADSAPREIRAWALAWQQDWEAAARAAVEVMENLTGSTLRSYRALWAYLGSAWSALAAADGDSVKVQRSTELLRTAHKASTGTTWLKEVQPLPAARIDVEPADEEAVDRVVALLAGPLRSAAKFSRDAAAMLAGLAQNNATPYEAALVTLGKLLGANSFKPAGQGRADAAWLWEPLWISVEAKSEQDEEGLLSMGYVRQTNTQLASLAADTGMDAPPEGSVSVIVTPRSIVDPDAVPIAASHVHLGSPKLVLDIAHDADRAWKELRGIAPGATGEDWRQAVSEVLWQHRVLPTQVRERLTRDPIRGR; encoded by the coding sequence GTGACGTCCGACCCTCAGCCCAGTCAGCGGCCGCGTCCGCGGTTCCGCACCCGACAGGAGCCGGTGGTAACGGCGGCCGACCCGGAGAGCCTGTTCGGAGAGTTGCCGCGCACTCCTCAAGGCGTTGGGGCACTTTGGTCGCATCAGGCTGACCAGCTCCGCACGTACAGCGAGAAGCATCGGGATGACCTGGACGTCGCTCTGGAGCTACCGACCGGGTCGGGAAAGACGCTGGTCGGGCTCCTACTCGCGGAGTGGCGCAGACGAGCGTTGTCGCACCGCGTGGTGTACGCGTGCCCGACCAAGCAGCTCGCACGGCAGGTTCTCAACAAGGCCCACCAGCAAGGGATCTCCGTGGTCCTGCTCGTCGGCAGTCACCACGAGTGGGACCGAGCCGATCTCGCTCGGTACACCCGCGGGGAGGCCGTGGCCGTCACGACCTACAGCTCGATCTTCAACTTCAACTCTCATCTCGGCGATGCACAGACGTTGTTGTTCGACGACGCCCACGCGGCTGAGGGTTATGTCGCGGAAGCCTGGGCGCTGTCAGTAGAGCGGGGCCGAGACGTCTACACCCAGCTGTTCGACGCGCTCGGTGACGACGTCGACCCGCAGTTCATCACCCGCATGGTCGCGCCCGACAATGTCGCCGCCGACAGCAGCGAGGTACGGCTGCTGCCCGTCGCGGCCGTGGCCCGGCGCGTCGGCGAGGTGGACGCGGTTCTCGCCACGCTTCAGGGAAACGAGGCGTGGCGTTTTCGGGTGCTCCGCGCCAACCTCGCCTCATGTCTTTTCTACGTCGCCCGCTCCGGCTTCTATATCCGGCCCATGATCCCGCCGACGTTCCAGCACGAGCCCTACACCAACCCGGAGCAACGGATCTACCTGTCGGCGACGCTCGGTGAGGCCGGAGAGCTAGAGCGGTCTTTCGGCCGCAGCCCGATCAGCCGGGTGCCCGTGCCTCCCGCATGGGACCGCACCGGCAGCGGTCGCCGCTTCTTCGCATTCCCCGAACTCGCCACACCCGCTGTCATCCCCGTCGGGGCGGGCGGCGGCGAGACCGACGACGTGACGGTGCACCAGACGACGTTGCGGCAGCTGCTCGACCTCGCCCAGCGCCGGCTGATCCTCACACCGGACGACCGGAGTGCCTCGGCTTTCGCCGACGACCTTGATGTACCGGCAGAGCAGCGCTACACAGCGAAGGATGAGCGCGGGCTGCAGCCGTTCCTGACGGCGCCGACCGGAACGCTCCTGGCCGCGAACCGCTACGACGGCATGGACTTAGCCGACGAAAGTTGCCGAATGATGCTCATGGCGGGGCTGCCGACGGCGTCTCATCTGCAGGACCGGTTCCTCGAGACGAAGCTCCGGGCTGGCGAAGTGCTCCATGAACGCATCCGGACCCGCGTGATCCAGGGCGCCGGAAGGTGCACCCGAGGGCCCAAGGACTGGGCGGTAGTGGTCGTAGTCGGAGAAGACCTGCTGCGGTTTCTGTCCCGCGGGGAAGTTAGGTCGGCGCTGCCTGTCGAGCTGCAGGCCGAGGTGTCTTTCGGGCTCGAGGTCAGCCAAACCGCCGGTGAGAACCTCGTGTTGCTCGGCGAGAGCGCCTTGACCCAAGACAACGTTTGGCAAGAAGACGCAGAGCCCGAGCTCGCCGCACGCCGCCGCGACGCAGTCCGGTCCCCCTCGGCCCACGTCGGCGAGCTGGCCGACAGCGCTCCACGCGAGATCCGGGCCTGGGCTTTGGCGTGGCAGCAGGACTGGGAGGCCGCGGCGCGGGCGGCCGTCGAAGTCATGGAGAACCTAACCGGGTCAACACTTCGATCCTACCGAGCGCTGTGGGCTTACCTGGGAAGCGCGTGGTCGGCGCTAGCCGCGGCCGACGGCGACTCGGTGAAGGTCCAGCGCTCTACCGAGCTACTTCGCACAGCGCACAAAGCGTCAACGGGCACGACATGGCTCAAGGAGGTCCAGCCGTTGCCCGCGGCCCGCATCGACGTCGAACCGGCCGACGAGGAGGCCGTCGACCGAGTTGTCGCCCTGCTCGCCGGTCCACTACGCAGTGCCGCCAAGTTCAGCCGTGACGCCGCGGCGATGCTTGCCGGGCTGGCGCAGAACAACGCCACCCCGTACGAGGCCGCCCTTGTCACGCTCGGCAAATTGCTGGGGGCGAACTCGTTCAAGCCGGCGGGTCAGGGCAGGGCCGACGCGGCCTGGCTCTGGGAGCCGCTCTGGATCAGCGTCGAGGCGAAGAGCGAGCAGGACGAGGAAGGCCTGCTCAGCATGGGATACGTCCGCCAGACCAACACCCAGCTCGCCTCACTGGCCGCTGACACGGGGATGGACGCTCCCCCCGAGGGCAGCGTCAGCGTGATCGTCACCCCTCGTAGCATCGTCGACCCCGATGCCGTGCCAATCGCCGCATCACACGT
- a CDS encoding helix-turn-helix domain-containing protein: MTDPQVKRVLRPELVELGNRVRRARYASSMTQAELSDRTGLSRVALSNIELGVKEVGVLKLRRLAAALNVSVGQLVD, encoded by the coding sequence GTGACCGACCCTCAGGTGAAGCGTGTACTGCGCCCTGAACTTGTAGAGCTGGGCAACCGGGTGCGCCGTGCTCGCTATGCCAGCTCCATGACGCAGGCTGAGTTGAGCGATCGGACTGGCCTCAGCCGAGTGGCGCTTTCCAACATCGAGCTCGGTGTCAAGGAGGTCGGCGTGCTCAAACTCCGCCGCCTCGCCGCAGCCCTCAACGTCAGCGTCGGGCAGCTCGTCGACTAG